From a single Candidatus Izimaplasma bacterium HR1 genomic region:
- the nudG gene encoding CTP pyrophosphohydrolase translates to MKHIEVVAGVIINKDNKILCCQRKNKGELALKWEFPGGKIEQGETHNEALIRELNEELEIDVVIIRHLITVKHQYNLFHLTMHCYLIEEYSGNLVLNEHEDFKWLDKMELYQLEWAEADIPIVKKLEVL, encoded by the coding sequence ATGAAGCATATAGAAGTAGTTGCAGGAGTAATAATTAATAAAGACAATAAGATACTTTGTTGTCAACGTAAAAACAAAGGGGAACTAGCATTAAAATGGGAGTTTCCTGGAGGAAAAATTGAACAAGGTGAAACACATAATGAAGCTTTAATTAGAGAGTTGAACGAAGAACTAGAAATAGATGTAGTGATTATTCGACATCTTATTACTGTTAAACACCAGTACAATTTATTTCACTTAACGATGCATTGCTATTTGATTGAAGAGTATAGTGGAAATTTAGTATTGAATGAGCACGAGGATTTTAAATGGTTAGATAAAATGGAACTGTATCAATTAGAATGGGCGGAAGCTGATATACCAATAGTGAAAAAGCTAGAGGTGCTATAA